One genomic window of Maribacter aquivivus includes the following:
- a CDS encoding SulP family inorganic anion transporter, which translates to MKNIFPFLEWVSTYKKAYFIRDLLAGLTVGIVLVPQGMAYAMIAGLPPVHGLYASLFPILTYALLGTSRKIAVGPVAMDSLLVAVGLGTLAITGVENYIIMVVLLTLMVGCIQFLLGVLRMGFLVNFLSKPVISGFTSAAAIIIVLSQLKHLLGVSVPGSNKIYETVFNIFYKLGEINWVDFSIGIVGIALLLGFKKWNKNIPGILIIVVLGILAVYQFQLDVYGVKLVGEVTSGFPSFVMPTLDIVDMEKLAPIAIALALVGYLEAISIGKAIEDKTGEDTIDANQELIAIGSSNIVGSFFQGYPVTASFSRSAISYDAGTKTNLSAIFSVILVVLTLLFLTPLFQYLPNAILASIIMVSVVKLIDIAYFKHLWLNRKDEFFIMLITFIITLFIGITEGILIGVLCSLLLMVYRTSKPHFVEIGNIGNSDYYKNVIRFADEVVVRNDLLIVRFDSQLYFGNSAYFKKQLLKHMRAKGPQLKGIILNAESINYIDATAADMLSKLIHDIRERGLQFFIAGAIGPTRDIIFNTGIIKELQREFLFVKTKEAVDFFDDPNEISLLAAKVAYENSRMDKAKRSLN; encoded by the coding sequence GTGAAAAACATTTTCCCTTTTTTGGAATGGGTTTCAACCTATAAAAAAGCTTACTTCATAAGAGATTTGTTGGCTGGTCTTACTGTGGGTATCGTATTAGTGCCACAAGGTATGGCGTATGCAATGATTGCAGGGTTGCCACCAGTTCATGGTCTATACGCTTCTTTATTTCCGATTCTTACCTATGCACTTTTAGGAACCTCGCGAAAAATAGCCGTAGGACCTGTTGCGATGGATTCTTTATTGGTAGCCGTAGGTTTGGGGACATTGGCAATTACCGGTGTAGAAAACTACATTATAATGGTCGTATTGCTTACCCTAATGGTGGGTTGCATACAGTTTTTATTAGGTGTTCTACGAATGGGGTTTTTGGTCAATTTTCTTTCTAAACCCGTTATTAGTGGCTTTACATCCGCGGCAGCGATTATCATTGTATTAAGTCAGCTGAAACATTTATTGGGTGTTTCTGTACCAGGTAGTAATAAAATCTATGAAACCGTTTTTAATATCTTTTATAAACTAGGTGAAATCAATTGGGTAGATTTTAGTATTGGTATTGTTGGTATAGCATTATTGCTGGGCTTTAAAAAATGGAATAAAAACATCCCAGGAATATTAATAATAGTAGTGCTAGGTATATTGGCTGTCTATCAGTTTCAGCTTGATGTTTATGGGGTTAAATTAGTAGGTGAAGTCACTAGCGGATTTCCATCTTTTGTAATGCCAACATTAGATATTGTAGACATGGAAAAATTAGCACCTATTGCAATTGCTTTGGCGTTGGTTGGGTATCTAGAAGCTATTTCTATTGGTAAGGCCATAGAAGATAAAACAGGTGAAGATACTATAGATGCTAATCAAGAATTAATAGCTATTGGTTCGTCAAATATTGTTGGGTCTTTCTTTCAAGGTTACCCAGTTACCGCAAGTTTTTCTAGATCTGCAATTAGTTACGATGCTGGTACAAAAACGAATCTTTCAGCAATATTCAGTGTTATATTGGTGGTACTGACTTTATTGTTTTTAACGCCGTTATTTCAATATTTGCCCAATGCAATCTTGGCAAGTATTATTATGGTATCTGTAGTAAAACTTATTGATATTGCTTACTTCAAACATTTATGGCTCAATAGAAAAGATGAGTTTTTTATAATGTTGATTACGTTTATAATCACACTATTTATAGGTATAACAGAAGGTATTCTAATTGGTGTGTTGTGCTCTTTACTATTAATGGTATATAGAACGTCTAAACCGCATTTTGTGGAGATAGGTAACATTGGTAATTCTGACTACTACAAGAATGTTATTCGTTTTGCAGATGAGGTGGTGGTGCGTAATGATCTTTTAATTGTTCGATTTGATTCGCAATTATACTTTGGTAATTCTGCCTATTTTAAAAAGCAGTTACTAAAACATATGAGAGCAAAAGGACCCCAATTAAAAGGGATAATTCTAAATGCTGAATCTATAAATTATATAGATGCTACTGCAGCAGATATGCTATCGAAGTTAATACACGATATTCGTGAAAGAGGACTACAATTTTTTATTGCAGGAGCAATTGGACCAACGCGTGATATCATTTTTAATACAGGAATCATTAAAGAATTGCAACGGGAGTTTTTATTTGTAAAAACGAAGGAAGCAGTGGATTTCTTTGATGATCCAAATGAAATTTCATTATTGGCCGCAAAAGTAGCTTATGAAAATAGTAGAATGGATAAAGCTAAAAGAAGTCTAAATTAA
- a CDS encoding MBL fold metallo-hydrolase, with protein MNIEQIYTGCLAQGAYYIESDGEVAIIDPLREVSPYIKRAENDNAKIKYIFETHFHADFVSGHVTLSKETGAPIIYGPTAKPSFDAIIAEDGQEFKLGKITFKVLHTPGHTMESTTYLLRDENGKDHAIFSGDTLFLGDVGRPDLAQKSADMTQEQLAGTLFDSLRTKIMPLADDITVYPAHGAGSACGKNMMKETVDTLGNQKNMNYALRADMTKEEFVKEVTDGLLPPPKYFPLNVKMNKEGYEDIGDVLDRGNVELSPDEFEKAANDTEALVLDVRHQDEFVKGHIPRSIFIGLNGDFAPWVGDLIADTKQPLLLVIPEGKEEEAITRLSRVGFDSAIGYLKGGIEAWKAAGKEIDQITSITASEAKNLIDKGNVGIFDVRKDGEYQSEHLVGAVHTPLSELNKHLSEFPEKGEFLVHCAGGYRSVIASSILKSRGIHNLIDVKGGYGALKNEDLEKTDYVCPTTL; from the coding sequence ATGAATATAGAACAGATATATACCGGTTGTTTGGCTCAAGGAGCATATTATATTGAGAGTGATGGAGAGGTAGCAATAATTGACCCATTAAGAGAGGTGAGTCCTTATATTAAAAGAGCTGAGAACGACAATGCAAAAATCAAGTATATATTTGAAACCCATTTTCATGCAGATTTTGTAAGTGGGCACGTAACCTTATCGAAAGAAACTGGTGCGCCAATAATTTATGGCCCTACAGCAAAACCTTCTTTTGATGCTATCATTGCCGAAGACGGACAAGAATTTAAATTGGGTAAGATTACCTTTAAGGTGTTACATACACCAGGGCATACCATGGAAAGTACTACCTATTTGTTAAGAGATGAAAATGGTAAAGACCATGCTATCTTTTCTGGAGATACGTTGTTTTTAGGTGATGTAGGTAGACCAGATTTAGCACAGAAATCTGCAGACATGACGCAAGAGCAATTAGCAGGTACATTGTTTGATAGTTTACGTACTAAAATAATGCCGTTGGCAGATGATATTACCGTTTACCCAGCACATGGCGCTGGTTCTGCATGTGGTAAGAATATGATGAAGGAAACGGTTGATACTTTGGGTAATCAGAAAAACATGAATTATGCCCTTAGGGCAGATATGACCAAAGAAGAATTTGTGAAAGAAGTAACCGATGGTCTGTTGCCACCGCCTAAATATTTTCCTTTGAACGTAAAGATGAATAAGGAAGGGTATGAAGATATTGGAGATGTACTTGATCGTGGTAATGTTGAATTGTCGCCCGATGAGTTTGAAAAAGCAGCGAACGATACGGAAGCTTTGGTATTAGATGTAAGACATCAAGATGAATTTGTGAAAGGTCATATACCGAGATCTATTTTTATAGGACTTAACGGTGATTTTGCTCCGTGGGTAGGCGATTTAATTGCTGATACCAAACAGCCTTTATTATTGGTTATACCTGAAGGAAAGGAAGAAGAAGCAATTACTAGATTATCGCGTGTTGGTTTTGATTCTGCCATAGGATATTTAAAAGGCGGAATTGAAGCTTGGAAAGCTGCTGGTAAAGAAATTGACCAAATAACATCTATAACAGCATCAGAAGCTAAAAACCTTATTGATAAAGGTAATGTTGGTATTTTTGATGTTCGTAAAGATGGAGAATATCAAAGTGAGCACTTAGTAGGTGCAGTTCATACGCCGTTGAGTGAATTGAACAAGCATTTATCTGAATTTCCTGAGAAAGGAGAATTTTTAGTGCATTGTGCTGGCGGATATCGTTCTGTTATAGCATCGTCTATTTTAAAGAGTCGCGGAATCCACAATCTTATTGATGTAAAAGGTGGGTACGGAGCACTTAAAAATGAAGATTTAGAGAAGACAGACTATGTTTGTCCAACCACCTTATAG
- a CDS encoding exonuclease domain-containing protein, translating to MYTIIDIETTGNGIKGNRITEISIFKYDGHEVIDEFTSLVNPECPIPAFITGLTGIDDDMVRNAPLLEELIPQIVEITKDTIFVAHSVNFDYNVIKNEFKLLGHDFSRKKLCTVRLSRKLLPGYNSYSLGKLTAALGIPLTDRHRARGDAHATVLLFHKLLRAENADTVFKQFLNSKSQEATLPPGLPKEEYLKLPTTAGVYYFKDNKGKIIYVGKAKNIKKRVLGHFYDKKTKEITLCAETTSLDFEETGNELIALLKESAEIKHHYPKYNSAQKRSIQQYGIFTYEDRNGIIHLAFNKIKMTPNPVAICYSPTEARQYLETLCSTFELCPKYCHLQENVAVCSHYKIKQCIGICSDLDIVEEYNQRVQDALQSIKEVEATLVIKTNGRTMDENGFVVIRENNYAGYGFAPTDVTIAQIEDLEMFITPQKNTLETQRIVESYVRNNPTAVFAL from the coding sequence TTGTATACGATAATTGACATAGAAACTACCGGAAACGGCATAAAGGGTAATCGAATTACCGAAATTTCCATTTTTAAATATGATGGTCACGAGGTCATTGATGAGTTTACTTCTTTGGTAAATCCAGAATGCCCGATACCCGCCTTTATAACCGGACTTACAGGTATTGACGATGACATGGTACGGAATGCTCCGTTGTTAGAAGAACTGATTCCGCAGATCGTAGAAATTACCAAAGACACCATTTTTGTAGCCCATAGTGTCAATTTCGATTATAACGTCATCAAAAATGAGTTTAAATTACTTGGTCATGATTTCTCTAGAAAGAAACTATGTACCGTTCGTTTATCAAGAAAATTATTGCCTGGCTATAATTCATACAGTTTAGGGAAATTAACGGCTGCATTAGGTATACCCTTAACAGATCGACACCGAGCCCGAGGCGATGCACATGCTACGGTACTTTTATTCCATAAATTACTGAGAGCCGAAAATGCAGACACCGTTTTTAAACAATTCTTGAATTCAAAATCTCAAGAAGCTACTTTACCTCCCGGGTTGCCAAAAGAGGAATATCTAAAACTACCAACAACTGCTGGTGTGTATTATTTTAAAGACAATAAGGGAAAAATCATATATGTAGGTAAAGCCAAAAACATTAAGAAAAGAGTGCTTGGTCATTTTTATGATAAAAAAACAAAGGAAATTACCCTCTGTGCAGAAACTACTTCATTAGATTTTGAGGAGACCGGTAATGAACTAATTGCATTACTAAAAGAATCTGCCGAAATTAAACACCACTACCCTAAATACAATAGTGCACAAAAAAGGTCTATTCAACAATACGGCATTTTCACTTACGAAGACCGAAACGGCATTATACACCTTGCGTTCAATAAAATAAAGATGACTCCGAATCCGGTTGCTATTTGTTATAGTCCAACCGAAGCCAGACAGTATTTAGAAACCCTGTGCAGCACTTTTGAGCTTTGCCCTAAGTATTGCCATCTACAAGAAAATGTGGCTGTTTGCTCTCATTATAAAATTAAACAATGCATAGGTATTTGTTCTGATTTAGATATTGTAGAAGAATACAACCAACGCGTGCAAGATGCCTTACAAAGTATTAAAGAAGTAGAAGCTACGCTGGTTATCAAAACCAACGGCAGAACTATGGATGAAAACGGATTTGTTGTCATCAGAGAAAACAATTATGCCGGTTACGGGTTCGCCCCTACCGATGTTACCATAGCACAAATTGAAGATCTTGAGATGTTCATTACGCCACAAAAAAATACGCTGGAAACCCAGCGTATTGTTGAAAGCTATGTAAGAAATAATCCTACTGCCGTATTTGCGTTATAA